Proteins found in one Pyrus communis chromosome 15, drPyrComm1.1, whole genome shotgun sequence genomic segment:
- the LOC137717308 gene encoding mechanosensitive ion channel protein 10-like produces the protein MKAIEREKLLKAGEVSMSEKLSSHGGEVILEVQSEESNAAKGSPSKGSEYSAPRQSKIGSPAKASAESSSGFSKSVPVSHASPEFSRASPGKPPKIPTRNESLARRKSLNRSMYSKPKSRFGEPSVGIDHNMFEEDQVGANSPYRVSFNRASPIDKSGIRSVSIAGSGRIPPSPGRIKEQEDEEIYKKVKLSRDNNRKVKMKTVVLLEWVAFLVLLACLVSSLTIEKLENYMLWGLEIWKWCVLVMVIFCGMLVTNWFMHFIVFVIERNFLLRKKVLYFVHGMKKSVQVSIWLALVLLTWLLVFNRGVERSETSTKILNYVTWTLVSILVGAILWLLKTLFLKILASTFHVNTFFDRIQESIFHQYVLQTLSGPALIEEAERVGKCPSTGQLSFRTTKKAKAGKEKGVIDMAKLQKMKQEKVSAWTMKVLVDAVSSSGLSTISHTLDEMEGEAAEQMDTEITNEMQATAAAYHIFLNVAPQGSTYIEEEDLMRFMIKEEVDYVFPLFDGAETRRIDRKSLTDWVVKVYNGRKALAHSLNDTKTAVRQLNKLVTGILVVITIVVWLLLMEIATTKVLVLLSSQLVVAAFMFGNTCKNIFEAIIFVFVMHPFDVGDRCVVDGVPLMVEEMNILSTVFLKLNMEKVYYPNSVLSTKPISNYFRSPDMGDVVEFQIAFSTTVERIGLLKEKIKEHLERNSQHWHPYHRVVVIEIENLNKLKMALYVTHTMNFQEFGEKNKRRTELVIELKKMLEELQIKYNLPPQEVHLTQTKSDAAFANK, from the exons ATGAAGGCCATAGAGAGGGAAAAGCTTTTGAAAGCTGGGGAAGTAAGCATGTCGGAGAAGCTTTCTTCCCATGGAGGTGAAGTTATACTGGAAGTTCAAAGCGAGGAGAGCAATGCAGCAAAAGGATCTCCCTCAAAAGGCTCAGAATATTCAGCTCCCAGGCAAAGCAAAATTGGCTCGCCCGCCAAAGCATCCGCTGAGTCCAGCAGTGGGTTCTCTAAGTCAGTCCCAGTGAGCCACGCTTCACCTGAATTTTCGAGAGCCAGTCCTGGCAAGCCTCCCAAGATTCCCACCCGCAATGAGAGTCTTGCTAGGAGGAAGTCACTAAATAGGTCAATGTACTCGAAACCAAAGTCAAGATTTGGTGAACCATCAGTAGGCATTGATCACAATATGTTTGAAGAAGATCAAGTTGGTGCAAATTCCCCTTATAGGGTTTCATTCAATAGGGCTTCCCCAATCGATAAATCAGGTATTAGGAGTGTTTCAATCGCAGGGAGTGGGAGGATACCGCCTTCTCCAGGCAGGATTAAAGAGCAGGAGGATGAAGAGATTTACAAGAAGGTTAAATTGAGTAGAGATAATAATAGGAAAGTGAAAATGAAAACTGTGGTCTTGCTTGAGTGGGTTGCTTTTCTGGTACTTCTGGCTTGTTTAGTGTCTAGCTTGACTATCGAGAAATTGGAGAATTATATGCTTTGGGGCCTGGAAATATGGAAATGGTGTGTTCTTGTGATGGTGATTTTCTGTGGAATGTTGGTTACGAATTGGTTTATGCATTTCATAGTGTTTGTGATCGAGAGGAATTTTTTGCTGAGGAAAAAGGTTTTGTATTTTGTTCATGGCATGAAAAAGAGCGTTCAGGTTTCGATTTGGTTGGCTCTGGTTCTTCTCACATGGCTACTGGTGTTCAATCGTGGGGTCGAGCGATCAGAGACTTCCACCAAGATTTTGAATTATGTCACATGGACTCTTGTTTCCATTCTTGTTGGGGCTATTTTGTGGTTGTTAAAAACTTTGTTCCTTAAGATTTTAGCATCTACTTTCCATGTCAATACCTTTTTCGATAGAATCCAAGAATCAATATTCCATCAGTACGTTCTGCAGACACTTTCAGGGCCGGCACTTATAGAGGAGGCTGAGAGGGTTGGGAAATGTCCGAGCACTGGGCAACTGAGTTTCAGGACAACAAAGAAGGCTAAGGCTGGGAAGGAGAAGGGGGTGATTGATATGGCAAAGCTTCAGAAGATGAAGCAAGAGAAGGTTTCAGCTTGGACCATGAAGGTATTGGTGGATGCAGTTTCGAGTTCAGGGCTGTCCACCATCTCCCATACATTGGATGAGATGGAAGGGGAAGCAGCTGAACAGATGGATACGGAGATTACTAATGAGATGCAAGCAACTGCCGCTGCCTATCACATTTTTTTGAACGTCGCACCACAGGGTTCCAC GTACATTGAGGAGGAGGACCTCATGAGGTTCATGATTAAGGAAGAGGTGGATTATGTGTTTCCGCTGTTTGATGGAGCAGAGACTAGACGTATTGACAGAAAATCTCTAACAGATTGGGTG GTGAAGGTCTACAATGGTCGCAAGGCATTGGCTCATTCTTTAAACGACACCAAAACAGCTGTAAGGCAGTTGAACAAACTTGTGACTGGCATCCTGGTTGTTATTACCATTGTAGTGTGGCTTCTATTGATGGAAATTGCGACCACAAAAGTACTTGTCCTCCTCTCGTCACAGCTCGTAGTTGCAGCTTTTATGTTTGGAAACACTTGCAAGAATATATTTGAAGCTATAATTTTTGTGTTTGTAATGCATCCATTCGATGTTGGTGACCGCTGTGTTGTTGATGGTGTTCCG TTGATGGTTGAGGAGATGAACATCTTAAGTACAGTCTTCTTGAAACTCAATATGGAGAAGGTATACTATCCGAATTCAGTTTTGTCCACGAAACCCATCAGCAATTACTTCAGAAGTCCAGACATGGGTGACGTTGTCGAATTCCAAATTGCTTTTTCGACAACAGTGGAGAGGATAGGCCTGCTGAAAGAGAAAATAAAGGA GCATTTGGAGAGGAACTCGCAGCATTGGCATCCTTACCACAGAGTGGTAGTGATTGAAATCGAAAATCTCAACAAGTTAAAGATGGCCCTGTATGTCACTCACACGATGAACTTTCAAGAGTTTGGAGAAAAGAATAAGCGGAGAACTGAACTAGTCATCGAACTGAAGAAAATGTTGGAAGAGCTCCAAATCAAGTACAACCTGCCGCCCCAAGAAGTTCATCTCACTCAAACTAAATCAGACGCAGCTTTTGCCAACAAATGA
- the LOC137717311 gene encoding uncharacterized protein, translating to MASASMAMPLMSATQNRLTQNTEALFRSIPLKPSKKAAFVNPKPKGTFKVEASLKEKAATGLAAAALTASMVIPEVAEAAGSSGLTPSLNNFLLSIAAGGVVLVAIIGAVVGVSNFDPVKRA from the coding sequence ATGGCTTCCGCTTCAATGGCCATGCCACTAATGTCTGCCACCCAAAACAGATTAACCCAAAACACAGAAGCACTTTTCAGATCAATCCCATTGAAGCCATCAAAGAAAGCTGCTTTTGTGAACCCAAAGCCCAAGGGCACGTTCAAGGTGGAGGCCTCTTTGAAAGAAAAGGCGGCGACAGGCCTAGCAGCGGCGGCATTGACAGCCTCCATGGTGATTCCTGAGGTGGCTGAGGCTGCAGGGTCTTCCGGGCTTACGCCGTCCTTGAACAACTTCTTGCTCAGCATTGCTGCTGGTGGAGTTGTGCTTGTAGCTATCATTGGTGCTGTTGTTGGGGTTTCCAACTTTGACCCAGTTAAGAGAGCCTAA
- the LOC137717309 gene encoding thermospermine synthase ACAULIS5-like: MGEAVEFYHANGNGFSKFSEKFDPKAVVLLNGSNHIERDTDSSWYEETIDDDLKWSFALNVNGVLHKGTSEYQEIALLDTKRFGKVLMIDGKMQSAEVDEFIYHECLIHPALLCHPKPERVFIMGGGEGSAAREALKHKLLDKVTMCDIDQEVVDFCRRHLTVNQEAFSHHKLNLIINDAKAELEKSCEKFDIIVGDLADPVEGGPCYQLYTKSFYDKILKPKLNHGGIFVTQAGPAGIFTHKEVFTSIYNTIKQVFKYVVPYAAHIPSFADTWGWVMASDEPFSINAEKMDRRIEERIDGELNYLNGAQFMSSATMNKTVSLSLLNETHVYTEEDARFVHGHGVALLKSQETGWGNCCTAKKEVKKNGSFYSY; the protein is encoded by the exons atggGTGAGGCTGTTGAGTTTTACCATGCAAACGGAAATGGGTTCTCAAAATTCAGTGAGAAGTTTGATCCTAAAGCAGTGGTACTACTAAACGGTAGCAACCACATAGAGAGAGATACAGATAGTTCCTGGTATGAAGAAACCATTGATGACGATCTCAAATGGTCATTTGCTCTCAATGTCAACGG TGTGCTGCATAAAGGAACTAGCGAGTACCAGGAGATAGCTTTATTGGACACAAAGCGTTTCGGGAAG GTACTGATGATTGATGGGAAGATGCAAAGTGCAGAAGTGGATGAATTTATATATCATGAATGCTTGATACATCCTGCACTCTTATGTCACCCAAA GCCTGAACGTGTATTCATAATGGGAGGTGGGGAAGGGTCAGCTGCAAGGGAAGCACTCAAGCACAAATTACTGGACAAAGTTACCATGTGTGACATCGATCAG GAGGTGGTTGATTTCTGCCGCAGGCATTTGACAGTGAATCAGGAGGCATTTTCTCATCATAAGCTTAACCTTATTATAAATGATGCCAA GGCGGAATTGGAGAAGAGTTGCGAAAAATTTGATATCATAGTCGGAGATTTAGCAGACCCGGTTGAAGGAGGACCTTGCTATCAACTCTACACAAAATCCTTCTATGACAAAATTCTTAAACCTAAGCTTAATCATGGTGGCATTTTTGTGACCCAG GCTGGTCCAGCAGGCATTTTCACCCACAAAGAGGTCTTCACCTCTATATACAACACAATTAAACAGGTCTTCAAGT ATGTGGTGCCATATGCAGCTCACATACCATCTTTTGCAGATACATGGGGATGGGTTATG GCCTCGGACGAGCCGTTTTCTATCAACGCTGAGAAAATGGACAGGAGGATAGAGGAAAGAATTGATGGGGAGCTAAACTACTTGAATGGTGCTCAGTTCATGTCCTCTGCAACCATGAACAAAACTGTTTCTTTATC gTTGCTGAATGAAACTCATGTCTACACTGAGGAAGATGCAAGGTTTGTCCATGGGCATGGGGTGGCTTTACTGAAGTCTCAAGAAACTGGTTGGGGGAATTGCTGTACAGCCAAAAAAGAAGTGAAGAAGAATGGGAGTTTTTACAGTTATTGA